From a single Gimesia fumaroli genomic region:
- a CDS encoding ABC transporter ATP-binding protein: MPNNSQIQETASQIRVNEISHRYGERLALNQLSFEVRSSEIFGLLGPNGGGKTTLFRLLSTLLPIQSGSASIAELDLATHARQIRTLIGVTFQSPSLDGKLTVQENLKHQAHLYGISGALMRERIQSALQHLGLTDRKHDLAESLSGGLKRRVEIAKGLLHSPQVLLLDEPSTGLDPGARHDLWKYLKQLQHEESVTILITTHLMEEAEHCDRLGILHQGELVALGTPDELRASVGGDCLTIHSDDLEQLSQQISAKFGVTPQTVNHSLRLEHPRGHELLKDLIDAFPELVTSVSLGKPTLEDVFIHETGHQFWQAEELV, encoded by the coding sequence CCAATAATTCACAAATTCAGGAAACGGCTTCCCAAATCCGTGTCAACGAAATCTCCCACCGATACGGGGAACGGCTGGCTCTGAATCAACTCAGCTTTGAAGTCCGTTCCTCGGAAATCTTTGGCCTACTGGGACCGAACGGCGGCGGAAAAACAACCCTGTTCCGTCTACTCTCAACACTCCTGCCAATCCAGTCCGGTTCCGCCTCGATTGCCGAACTGGATCTCGCGACACATGCACGACAGATCCGCACGTTGATCGGTGTGACCTTTCAATCTCCCAGTCTGGACGGCAAATTAACGGTGCAGGAAAACCTGAAACATCAGGCTCACCTCTACGGCATTTCCGGAGCATTGATGCGAGAACGCATTCAATCGGCGCTGCAACATCTGGGACTGACTGACCGCAAACACGATCTGGCAGAATCACTGTCCGGCGGTTTGAAACGTCGCGTGGAAATCGCCAAAGGTCTGTTGCATTCGCCGCAGGTCCTGCTGCTCGACGAACCGAGTACCGGCCTCGATCCTGGCGCACGTCATGATCTCTGGAAATATCTGAAACAGCTGCAGCACGAAGAGAGTGTAACCATTCTCATCACAACCCACTTAATGGAAGAAGCAGAACACTGTGACCGATTGGGAATTCTGCATCAGGGTGAACTGGTGGCACTCGGAACGCCCGATGAATTACGGGCCTCAGTCGGCGGCGATTGCCTCACGATTCACTCGGATGACCTCGAACAGTTGAGCCAACAGATCTCAGCTAAATTCGGCGTCACTCCGCAAACCGTCAATCACAGCCTGCGGCTCGAACATCCTCGCGGACACGAACTCCTCAAAGATCTGATCGACGCCTTTCCCGAACTCGTCACATCCGTCTCCCTCGGAAAGCCGACGCTCGAAGATGTCTTTATCCATGAAACCGGACATCAATTCTGGCAAGCGGAGGAATTAGTATGA